One Pseudomonas entomophila genomic window carries:
- a CDS encoding OprD family porin, translated as MSTLHPARQLLPGLLALSCAVPTLAAEGGFVEDAKASLNLRNFYINRNFVDPANPQGKAEEWTQSFILDARSGFTQGTVGFGVDVLGLYSLKLDGGKGTAGTHLLPVHDDGRPADDFGRLGVALKTRLSQTELKVGEWMPVLPILRSDDGRSLPQTFRGGQLTSRELDGLTLYAGQFRGNSPRNDASMEDMFMQGRADITSDRFNFAGGEYTFNDKRTMLGLWNAQLKDIYRQQYVNLVHSQPLGEWTLGANLGYFLGKEDGSARAGDLDNRTASAMLSARYKGHTFYLGLQKVSGDDAWMRVNGTSGGTLANDSYNASFDNAQERSWQLRHDFNFVTVGIPGLTLMNRYIKGDNVHTRTVDDGREWARETELAYVVQSGTFKDLSVKWRNSTMRRDFSTNAFDENRVIVSYPLNLM; from the coding sequence ATGAGCACTTTGCACCCCGCACGCCAGCTGTTGCCCGGCCTGTTGGCCCTGTCCTGCGCCGTCCCCACCCTGGCCGCCGAAGGCGGATTCGTGGAAGACGCCAAGGCCAGCCTCAACCTGCGCAACTTCTACATCAACCGCAACTTCGTCGACCCGGCCAACCCCCAGGGCAAGGCCGAGGAATGGACCCAAAGCTTCATCCTCGACGCCCGCTCCGGCTTCACCCAGGGCACCGTCGGCTTCGGCGTGGACGTGCTGGGGCTGTATTCGCTCAAGCTCGATGGCGGCAAGGGCACGGCCGGTACCCATCTGCTGCCCGTGCATGACGACGGTCGCCCGGCGGATGATTTCGGCCGGCTGGGCGTGGCGCTCAAGACTCGCCTGTCACAGACCGAACTGAAGGTCGGCGAATGGATGCCGGTGCTGCCGATCCTGCGCTCCGACGATGGCCGCTCGTTGCCACAGACCTTCCGTGGTGGCCAGCTCACTTCACGGGAGCTCGACGGCCTGACCCTCTACGCCGGCCAGTTCCGCGGCAACAGCCCGCGCAACGACGCGAGCATGGAAGACATGTTCATGCAGGGCCGCGCCGACATCACCTCCGACCGCTTCAACTTTGCCGGTGGCGAATACACCTTCAACGACAAACGCACGATGCTCGGCCTGTGGAACGCCCAGCTCAAGGATATCTACCGCCAGCAGTACGTGAACCTGGTGCACAGCCAGCCCCTGGGCGAGTGGACCCTCGGCGCCAACCTCGGCTACTTCCTGGGCAAGGAGGACGGCAGCGCCCGCGCCGGCGACCTGGACAACCGCACCGCCTCGGCCATGCTCTCGGCGCGCTACAAAGGGCATACCTTCTATCTCGGCCTGCAGAAGGTCAGCGGCGACGATGCCTGGATGCGGGTCAACGGCACCAGCGGCGGCACCCTCGCCAACGACAGCTACAACGCCAGTTTCGACAACGCCCAGGAGCGCTCGTGGCAGCTGCGCCATGATTTCAACTTCGTCACGGTCGGGATTCCCGGGCTGACCTTGATGAACCGCTATATCAAGGGCGACAACGTGCACACCCGTACGGTGGACGACGGCAGGGAGTGGGCACGGGAAACGGAGCTGGCCTACGTAGTGCAGTCCGGGACCTTCAAGGACCTGTCGGTGAAGTGGCGCAACTCGACCATGCGCCGGGATTTCAGTACCAATGCGTTCGATGAGAACCGGGTGATCGTGAGTTATCCGTTGAATCTGATGTAG
- a CDS encoding LysR family transcriptional regulator, with the protein MDLRQLRYFIALTEYRSFVRAAEAMGITQPAFSRAIQNLEQTLGCSLVDRGNKALPPTPEGQVVLQHARRLVQGAAQLNNEVLQMTKLDAGELHFGSGPALAVHLVPQALQHFIEHHPGIRTALVVDNAERLGQALRREQIEFFVDDIRPFEADPNFHTESLKPRPGLFFCRPEHPLLAKDSLSTNDLFAYPLASALLAPGVRKRLANLSGRSDFTPHLQTEHLAVLRSVVLASDAIGTASEEAVSEDLAAGRLVRLHWRNLPPGLEVLSVRCGVISRSGYRLSPAARAMIDTLVSLDAAPSPAGAAHRESPPRRSPGAQRRPVRGS; encoded by the coding sequence ATGGACCTCCGCCAACTGCGCTATTTCATCGCCCTCACCGAATACCGCAGTTTCGTCCGCGCCGCCGAAGCCATGGGCATCACTCAACCGGCCTTCAGCCGTGCCATCCAGAACCTCGAGCAAACCCTCGGCTGCAGCCTGGTCGATCGCGGCAACAAGGCCCTGCCGCCCACCCCGGAAGGCCAGGTGGTGCTGCAACACGCCCGACGCCTGGTGCAGGGCGCGGCTCAGCTGAACAACGAAGTGCTGCAAATGACCAAGCTCGATGCCGGCGAGCTGCATTTCGGCAGTGGCCCCGCGCTGGCCGTGCACCTGGTGCCACAAGCGTTGCAGCACTTCATCGAGCATCATCCGGGAATCCGCACAGCCTTGGTGGTCGATAATGCCGAACGCCTTGGCCAAGCATTGCGCCGCGAACAGATCGAGTTCTTCGTCGATGACATTCGCCCATTCGAAGCCGACCCAAACTTCCACACCGAATCACTGAAACCACGGCCCGGCCTGTTCTTCTGCCGCCCCGAACACCCTTTGCTGGCCAAGGACAGCCTGTCGACCAACGACCTGTTCGCCTACCCGCTGGCCAGTGCCCTGCTCGCGCCCGGTGTGCGCAAACGCCTGGCCAACCTCAGCGGGCGCAGCGACTTCACCCCGCACTTGCAGACCGAGCACCTGGCGGTGCTGCGCAGCGTAGTGCTGGCCAGCGATGCGATCGGCACCGCCAGCGAGGAGGCCGTCAGCGAGGACCTGGCCGCTGGCCGCCTGGTGCGCCTGCATTGGCGCAACCTGCCCCCGGGGCTGGAAGTGTTGAGCGTACGCTGCGGGGTGATCAGCCGCAGTGGCTATCGCCTGTCACCCGCCGCCCGGGCGATGATCGATACGCTGGTCAGCCTGGATGCTGCGCCATCGCCCGCAGGCGCGGCGCATCGAGAATCTCCACCTCGCCGTAGCCCAGGCGCACAACGCCGGCCTGTTCGAGGCTCCTGA
- a CDS encoding Crp/Fnr family transcriptional regulator, with protein sequence MHDPRPQLLHGQWFRQLPAHVQDSLLALARFRELAPGQCLFQRGDAPCGLYAVLDGAMRVGAVSSEGKEALLTLVEAPNWFGEISLFDGQPRTHDAFAEGATRLLWIPQAPLLQWLDREPRHWRELALLMSHKLRWVFVALEQQSLLAAAPRLAHRLLQIAEGYGERDVPQWRLQLSQEQLALMLSLSRQTINQILRSLEQAGVVRLGYGEVEILDAPRLRAMAQHPG encoded by the coding sequence ATGCACGATCCACGTCCCCAGCTGTTGCACGGCCAGTGGTTCCGGCAGTTGCCCGCACATGTTCAGGATAGCCTGCTGGCCTTGGCCCGGTTTCGCGAGCTGGCACCCGGGCAGTGCCTGTTCCAGCGTGGCGACGCGCCCTGCGGCCTGTACGCGGTGCTCGACGGCGCAATGCGCGTGGGGGCGGTCAGCAGTGAGGGTAAGGAGGCGTTGTTGACCCTGGTCGAGGCGCCCAACTGGTTTGGCGAGATCAGCCTGTTCGATGGCCAGCCGCGCACCCACGACGCCTTCGCCGAAGGCGCGACACGGCTGCTATGGATACCCCAGGCCCCCTTGCTGCAATGGCTCGACCGCGAGCCCCGGCACTGGCGCGAGCTGGCCCTGCTGATGAGCCACAAATTGCGCTGGGTGTTCGTTGCCCTGGAGCAGCAGAGCTTGCTGGCGGCAGCGCCGCGCCTGGCTCACCGGCTGTTGCAGATCGCCGAGGGCTATGGCGAGCGGGATGTGCCGCAGTGGCGCCTGCAGCTTTCCCAGGAGCAGTTGGCACTGATGCTTTCGCTGTCGCGCCAGACCATCAACCAGATCCTCAGGAGCCTCGAACAGGCCGGCGTTGTGCGCCTGGGCTACGGCGAGGTGGAGATTCTCGATGCGCCGCGCCTGCGGGCGATGGCGCAGCATCCAGGCTGA